One stretch of Thermodesulfobacteriota bacterium DNA includes these proteins:
- a CDS encoding MSMEG_0565 family glycosyltransferase yields the protein MKPLKIALFTYSTKPRGGVVHTLRLAEELTSLKHDVHVYTLSTGNGFYRNVDFPHTLIPCPVVNYPSIDEKIESYIRIYYEYLSSINELYDIYHAEDCISANALLELRNNGVIKSFVRTVHHLDDFTSHSLIECQSNSILEPDHVMVVSRYWEKELRSLYSLNPILTQNGVDVGRFSQLKGDKYSKESAKGKFSVNGYRVILSIGGIEPRKNTLTTLRAFNIAKSHFMKKGERLIWLIGGGETLFDYRAYREEFFSQVERLGLKMDQDIRVLGNIPEVNMPDLYGAGDIFVFPSLKEGWGLVVLEAMASGVPVIASNIAPLTEYLKDSENAILIPPMDHEALAQEIISVLEDEDLREKLATNGLRTAKSYSWRSTALMHSEFYNRILEGVIPVKKNTL from the coding sequence GAGGAGGCGTCGTACATACTCTAAGATTGGCGGAGGAATTGACAAGTCTAAAACATGACGTTCATGTTTATACCCTATCCACCGGGAATGGCTTTTACAGAAATGTAGACTTTCCCCATACCCTTATACCTTGCCCGGTGGTCAACTATCCAAGCATTGATGAAAAGATAGAAAGCTATATCCGAATATATTACGAATATCTCTCGTCCATAAATGAACTTTACGACATCTACCACGCAGAGGATTGTATCTCAGCAAATGCACTATTGGAATTGCGTAATAATGGAGTTATCAAGTCGTTCGTAAGAACGGTCCATCACCTAGATGATTTCACTTCTCATTCCCTAATTGAGTGCCAGTCGAACAGTATATTGGAACCCGATCATGTGATGGTTGTTAGCAGATATTGGGAAAAGGAACTCCGTTCACTTTATTCCTTAAACCCTATACTTACTCAAAATGGCGTGGATGTGGGCAGGTTTTCACAACTTAAAGGAGACAAATATTCAAAAGAATCGGCAAAAGGTAAGTTTTCGGTTAATGGTTACAGGGTAATTTTGAGTATAGGTGGAATTGAACCGCGAAAGAATACCTTAACTACGCTCAGGGCGTTTAACATTGCAAAATCCCATTTTATGAAAAAGGGTGAGCGTTTGATATGGTTAATTGGAGGCGGAGAAACCCTCTTCGATTACAGGGCATATCGCGAGGAATTCTTTTCTCAAGTCGAGAGGCTAGGACTCAAAATGGATCAAGACATAAGGGTTCTTGGGAATATACCGGAAGTGAATATGCCAGACCTTTACGGCGCGGGAGATATTTTTGTATTTCCATCCCTGAAAGAAGGTTGGGGACTTGTCGTGCTTGAGGCCATGGCTTCAGGAGTTCCAGTCATCGCTTCCAATATTGCACCGCTGACCGAGTATCTAAAAGATAGTGAAAACGCAATCCTTATTCCTCCCATGGACCATGAGGCCCTGGCTCAAGAAATAATAAGTGTTTTGGAAGACGAAGATCTTCGAGAAAAACTAGCAACAAATGGACTGAGGACTGCCAAATCCTACAGCTGGCGGAGTACAGCGTTAATGCATTCGGAGTTTTATAATAGAATTCTAGAAGGTGTTATACCAGTTAAAAAAAACACATTGTAA